One genomic window of Candidatus Nitrosopumilus sediminis includes the following:
- a CDS encoding NADH-quinone oxidoreductase subunit I — MGTATGIIRALNSGIKHIATKRFTLRYPEEKLKFVGDGYQFDPSTGVGIAGLKGRHMLFHDHCTGCQLCSIACEGVAEAIAMVKVPEEQKQNKKSIMPQIDYGKCVFCGLCVDACPFYALYMTNDYELSSFSKEGLIYTPAQLQVKPYVAQDSEIQISDRGATHG; from the coding sequence ATGGGAACTGCAACTGGTATTATTCGTGCATTAAATTCAGGAATTAAACACATTGCAACAAAACGATTCACACTTCGTTATCCTGAAGAGAAACTAAAGTTTGTAGGTGATGGATATCAGTTTGATCCATCTACTGGTGTTGGAATCGCCGGATTAAAAGGACGACATATGTTATTCCATGATCACTGTACTGGATGCCAATTATGTTCAATTGCATGTGAAGGCGTTGCAGAAGCCATTGCAATGGTAAAAGTTCCAGAAGAACAAAAACAAAATAAAAAATCAATCATGCCACAAATTGATTATGGAAAATGTGTTTTCTGTGGCCTCTGTGTTGATGCATGTCCTTTCTATGCACTTTACATGACTAATGATTATGAGTTATCTTCCTTTTCAAAAGAAGGTTTGATTTACACTCCTGCACAACTTCAGGTAAAACCATATGTTGCACAGGATAGTGAAATACAAATATCTGATAGAGGTGCTACACATGGCTGA
- the nuoH gene encoding NADH-quinone oxidoreductase subunit NuoH, whose amino-acid sequence MSVIAPNFKLSEFIKSLLDNVFWIILLLVLIGIPAVFMILFVIEMPVINGELLTPFLALTWIADPSRTLPIIKAFMATDIFRVMAFPGFGFAALLAAGTIFIERKMLAKLQLRVGPFYCGKFEGILQLMGDGLKLISKEIIIPAKADKPIFWAAPVLFVAAAAAFVAFIPVAPGWVVADVDMGLLGVFAVIGFFPIITILSAWSANSKFPFIGGIRALFQMVSFEIPLILSLLGVVMLTGSLNLSEIAASQSSFPWIVFLPVGAIVFFITMLAELERIPFDLPEAESEIVAGWLTELSGMMYGLVQLGTYLKLYAFAALFVVIFLGGWNGPMVVPPFPAEILEKGIEMGPIVAKIPGLPLFDQAMLNGTLWFVLKTVAVIFFILLPRGVFPRIRVDMLLSLGWTKLIGLAFVNIFIALGLLYAGVLGPGGLQ is encoded by the coding sequence ATGTCAGTCATTGCACCAAATTTCAAACTAAGTGAATTTATCAAATCATTACTTGATAATGTATTTTGGATAATTCTACTACTTGTTTTAATTGGTATTCCGGCAGTATTCATGATTCTATTTGTAATTGAAATGCCCGTTATCAATGGAGAACTACTTACACCATTTCTTGCATTAACATGGATTGCGGATCCGTCTCGTACTCTTCCAATTATTAAAGCATTCATGGCAACTGATATTTTTAGAGTAATGGCATTTCCTGGATTTGGATTTGCAGCATTGCTAGCAGCAGGTACCATCTTTATTGAAAGAAAGATGCTTGCAAAATTACAGCTTAGAGTTGGTCCATTTTATTGTGGAAAGTTTGAAGGTATTTTGCAATTAATGGGTGACGGCTTAAAATTAATCTCAAAAGAAATTATTATTCCTGCAAAAGCTGACAAACCTATTTTCTGGGCAGCTCCGGTACTCTTTGTTGCAGCTGCAGCAGCATTTGTTGCATTCATTCCTGTTGCACCTGGTTGGGTAGTTGCAGATGTAGATATGGGATTACTTGGGGTATTTGCGGTAATTGGATTCTTCCCAATCATTACAATTCTCTCAGCATGGTCTGCAAACAGTAAATTCCCATTCATTGGTGGTATCAGAGCATTATTCCAAATGGTCTCATTTGAAATTCCATTAATTTTGTCTTTGCTAGGTGTCGTCATGTTAACAGGTTCTCTTAATCTATCAGAAATTGCTGCAAGTCAATCCAGTTTCCCATGGATTGTATTTTTGCCAGTTGGTGCAATTGTGTTCTTTATCACAATGCTTGCAGAATTAGAAAGAATTCCATTTGACTTGCCAGAAGCAGAAAGTGAAATTGTTGCTGGTTGGTTAACTGAATTATCTGGAATGATGTATGGACTTGTTCAATTAGGAACATATCTTAAACTCTATGCGTTTGCAGCATTGTTTGTTGTTATTTTCTTAGGTGGATGGAATGGCCCAATGGTTGTACCACCATTCCCAGCAGAAATTCTTGAAAAAGGAATTGAAATGGGTCCTATCGTAGCAAAAATTCCTGGTCTGCCATTATTCGATCAAGCAATGCTTAATGGCACACTTTGGTTTGTTCTAAAAACAGTAGCTGTGATATTTTTCATATTGTTGCCAAGAGGTGTTTTCCCAAGAATTAGAGTTGATATGCTGCTAAGTCTTGGATGGACTAAATTAATTGGATTAGCTTTCGTTAACATCTTTATTGCACTGGGCTTGCTTTACGCTGGAGTGCTAGGACCAGGAGGATTACAATAA